From Brevibacillus marinus, a single genomic window includes:
- a CDS encoding thiamine pyrophosphate-dependent dehydrogenase E1 component subunit alpha: MTKTTQNRHSAVGLSDQQVLEMYYYMLLARRIDERQWLLNRAGKVPFVISCQGHEAAQVGAAFALEKGKDYLCPYYRDLAMVLVFGQTARDCMLASYAKAEDPNSGGRQMPSHFGSKKLHILSGSSPVTTQVPHAVGIALAGKMQKKDFVVLTSFGEGSSNQGDFHEGANFAGVHKLPVILFCENNKYAISVPAKKQLGCERVADRAVGYGFPGVTVDGTDPISVYEAVKQAVQRARAGEGPTLIEALTYRLVPHSSDDDDRTYRSREEVEALRKKDPLVQFAAYLRETGVMDEAKQQELAERVQREVDEATEYAENAPYPAPESALNHVYEA; the protein is encoded by the coding sequence ATGACCAAAACCACGCAAAACCGCCATAGCGCAGTTGGCCTGAGCGACCAACAGGTGCTGGAGATGTACTATTACATGCTGCTGGCGCGCCGCATTGACGAGCGGCAGTGGCTGTTGAACCGGGCCGGCAAAGTGCCGTTTGTCATCTCCTGCCAAGGGCACGAAGCAGCGCAAGTAGGAGCGGCCTTTGCCCTGGAAAAAGGCAAAGACTACCTCTGCCCGTACTACCGCGATCTGGCGATGGTGCTGGTGTTCGGCCAGACAGCCCGCGACTGCATGCTGGCTTCATATGCCAAAGCGGAAGATCCCAACAGCGGCGGCCGGCAGATGCCGTCCCACTTCGGCAGCAAAAAACTGCACATCTTGAGCGGTTCCAGTCCCGTTACCACGCAGGTTCCGCACGCCGTCGGGATCGCACTGGCCGGCAAGATGCAGAAAAAAGATTTCGTCGTGCTGACCTCGTTTGGCGAAGGCTCGAGCAATCAGGGGGACTTCCACGAAGGAGCCAATTTCGCCGGCGTGCACAAGCTGCCCGTCATCCTGTTCTGTGAAAACAACAAATACGCCATTTCCGTGCCGGCGAAAAAGCAGCTTGGCTGCGAGCGGGTGGCGGATCGCGCCGTCGGATACGGTTTTCCGGGGGTCACCGTGGACGGCACGGATCCGATCAGCGTGTACGAGGCGGTGAAACAGGCCGTGCAGCGGGCCCGCGCCGGCGAGGGACCAACGCTGATCGAAGCGCTCACCTATCGGTTGGTTCCCCATTCCAGCGATGACGATGACCGCACCTACCGCAGCCGGGAAGAAGTGGAGGCGCTGCGGAAAAAAGATCCGCTTGTGCAGTTTGCCGCCTACCTGCGGGAAACGGGCGTGATGGACGAGGCGAAACAGCAGGAGCTTGCCGAAAGGGTGCAGCGAGAAGTGGACGAGGCCACGGAATATGCGGAAAACGCGCCCTACCCGGCGCCGGAGTCTGCGCTGAACCACGTCTATGAGGCATGA
- a CDS encoding DUF2975 domain-containing protein, producing the protein MERGTTLFLKVAVILIGIPVLALCIFLVPEIANYEAELFPDITYMKYLVLIDLYSTAIPFFFALYQAFKLLSYIDKKKAFSELSVKALKNIKYCAITISILYVPGLPFFYNVAKLEDAPGIMLIGLGIIFASTIIAVFAAVLQRLLQEAIDIKSEHDLTI; encoded by the coding sequence ATGGAACGAGGAACAACACTCTTTTTAAAGGTAGCTGTTATTCTTATTGGAATCCCAGTTCTTGCTTTGTGCATATTTTTGGTGCCTGAGATAGCGAATTATGAAGCTGAATTGTTTCCAGATATTACTTATATGAAATATCTCGTTTTAATCGATTTGTATTCAACGGCGATACCATTTTTTTTCGCTCTGTATCAGGCTTTTAAACTTTTAAGTTATATTGACAAGAAAAAAGCTTTCTCGGAATTATCTGTAAAGGCTTTAAAGAATATAAAATACTGTGCAATCACAATCAGTATCTTGTATGTGCCAGGTTTGCCATTCTTCTATAACGTTGCGAAGTTAGAAGACGCCCCAGGTATCATGCTAATCGGATTGGGCATTATTTTTGCTTCAACGATTATTGCAGTCTTTGCTGCTGTTCTCCAAAGGCTTTTACAAGAAGCCATCGATATAAAATCAGAACATGATTTAACGATCTGA
- a CDS encoding alpha-ketoacid dehydrogenase subunit beta, with protein MAVISFIDAITQAIREEMRRDPSVFVLGEDVGVRGGVFRVTNGLIEEFGEERVLDTPLAESAIVGVAIGAAAYGMRPIAEIQFADFIMTAVNQIVNEAAKLRYRSNNDWNCPLTIRAPFGGGVHGALYHSQSVEAMFTNIPGLKVVVPATPYDAKGLLKAAIRDNDPVLFFEHKRCYRMIKGEVPETDYVLPIGKADVKRQGEDITVISYGLTLHFVLEAAEKLAAEGISTHVLDLRTLYPLDREAIVEAAAKTGKVLIVHEDSKEGGVGGEVAAIIAEHCLFELDAPIRRLCGPEIPAMPYSPPLEKFYMLNTDQVLEAMRELARF; from the coding sequence ATGGCAGTGATCTCATTTATCGACGCGATAACGCAGGCGATCCGCGAAGAGATGCGGCGTGATCCGAGCGTGTTTGTGCTGGGCGAAGACGTGGGCGTGCGCGGCGGAGTGTTTCGCGTGACGAACGGGCTGATCGAGGAATTCGGGGAAGAGCGGGTCCTGGATACGCCGCTGGCGGAGTCGGCGATTGTCGGCGTGGCCATCGGGGCGGCGGCGTACGGCATGCGGCCGATCGCCGAAATCCAGTTTGCCGACTTCATCATGACGGCGGTCAACCAGATTGTCAACGAAGCGGCCAAATTGCGCTACCGCTCCAACAACGACTGGAACTGTCCGCTCACGATTCGCGCCCCGTTTGGCGGCGGCGTGCACGGTGCGCTGTACCATTCGCAATCGGTGGAAGCGATGTTTACCAATATCCCGGGGCTGAAAGTGGTTGTCCCCGCCACCCCCTATGATGCGAAAGGCCTGTTGAAGGCGGCGATCCGCGATAACGATCCGGTCTTGTTTTTTGAACACAAGCGCTGCTACCGCATGATTAAAGGGGAAGTGCCGGAAACCGATTACGTCCTGCCGATCGGCAAAGCGGATGTAAAGCGGCAGGGGGAGGACATCACGGTGATCTCCTACGGCCTCACCCTGCACTTTGTCCTGGAGGCGGCGGAAAAACTGGCAGCGGAAGGGATCAGCACCCATGTGCTCGACCTTCGGACGCTTTATCCGCTGGATCGGGAGGCCATCGTGGAAGCGGCGGCGAAGACCGGCAAAGTGCTGATTGTGCACGAAGACAGCAAAGAGGGCGGCGTAGGCGGTGAAGTAGCGGCGATCATCGCCGAGCACTGCCTGTTTGAGCTGGATGCCCCGATCCGCCGCCTGTGCGGACCGGAGATCCCGGCCATGCCCTACAGTCCGCCGCTGGAAAAGTTCTACATGCTGAACACGGATCAGGTTCTGGAGGCGATGCGCGAGTTGGCTCGATTTTAG
- a CDS encoding sigma 54-interacting transcriptional regulator, with translation MHKLLIVGAGRGGTVLLQILQKMEGVQVVAVVDRRPDAPGLALARQLGIAVGADYQPYLAQVDVILEATGDPRAYEDILRSKPDTTVLIPGTFTSLIMRLIQEREQLIDKLTDSQREYATMLDSTHDGIIAVNAQGVITLFNKAAERLLGLKAHDVLGTRAEASIPNTRLHIVLRTGEAELNQEQVLPDNTRIITNRVPVRDERGEPVGAIAVFRDITELISLAEELTDLKEVKSMLQAIINCSDEAISVVDEHGNGLLINPAYTRITGLTEKEVIGKPATVDISEGESMHMQVLKTRKPVRGVPMIVGPKRKDVIVNVAPVLVDGVLKGSVGVIHDVSELKHLSEELEKAKRIIRTLEAKYTFAEIIGESEPMRVAIEQAQKAALTPATVLLRGESGTGKELFAHAIHNASERKYNQFIRVNCAAISEALLESELFGYEEGAFTGARRGGKRGLFEEASGGTIFLDEIGELSMSMQAKLLRVLQEREIVRVGATKATPIDVRVIAATHVNLESAIQAGRFREDLYYRLQVFPIYIPPLRQRLEDIKPLAMHLVRKHNQEYGRNVKHIAEEALRILRSYRWPGNVRELENVLGRAMINMQYSETCIEAVHLPPLANSPAEAAGERSGPPRTEQLTLQQLLAETERAHIAAVLEACAGNRTQAARSLGISIRSLYYKMEKFGLQ, from the coding sequence ATGCACAAACTCCTGATCGTCGGCGCCGGCCGGGGAGGTACGGTCCTGCTGCAGATTTTGCAAAAAATGGAGGGCGTACAGGTCGTGGCCGTGGTGGACCGCCGTCCCGATGCACCGGGACTGGCGTTGGCGCGGCAGCTCGGCATCGCAGTGGGCGCCGATTACCAGCCGTATCTGGCGCAGGTGGACGTCATTTTGGAAGCGACGGGCGATCCGCGCGCTTACGAAGATATTTTGCGCAGCAAACCGGATACGACCGTGCTGATCCCCGGTACCTTTACCAGTTTGATCATGCGCCTGATCCAAGAGCGGGAGCAGTTGATCGACAAATTGACCGACAGTCAGCGGGAGTACGCCACGATGCTGGATTCGACGCATGACGGGATCATCGCCGTGAACGCCCAGGGGGTCATCACCTTGTTCAACAAGGCGGCGGAGCGATTGCTGGGGCTGAAAGCCCATGACGTGCTGGGCACGCGGGCCGAGGCGAGCATTCCCAATACCCGGCTGCACATCGTGCTTCGGACGGGCGAAGCGGAACTGAACCAGGAGCAGGTTCTGCCCGACAACACGCGGATTATCACCAACCGCGTGCCGGTGCGCGACGAACGGGGAGAACCGGTTGGCGCGATCGCGGTGTTTCGCGATATTACCGAGTTGATCAGCCTGGCGGAAGAGCTGACCGATTTGAAGGAAGTCAAAAGCATGCTGCAGGCGATCATCAATTGTTCAGATGAAGCGATCAGCGTGGTCGACGAGCACGGCAACGGTTTGTTGATCAACCCTGCCTACACGCGCATCACTGGGTTAACCGAAAAAGAGGTGATCGGCAAACCGGCAACCGTAGACATTTCCGAAGGCGAAAGCATGCACATGCAGGTACTGAAGACGCGCAAGCCGGTACGCGGTGTCCCGATGATCGTCGGACCGAAGCGGAAAGACGTGATCGTCAACGTGGCACCCGTGCTGGTGGATGGCGTGCTCAAGGGCAGTGTCGGGGTGATTCACGATGTGAGCGAGTTGAAGCATTTGTCTGAAGAGTTGGAAAAGGCAAAACGGATCATCCGGACACTGGAGGCGAAGTACACATTTGCCGAGATCATCGGCGAGAGCGAGCCGATGCGGGTGGCGATCGAACAGGCCCAGAAAGCGGCGCTCACGCCGGCGACGGTACTCTTGCGCGGGGAATCCGGAACGGGCAAAGAGCTGTTCGCGCACGCCATTCACAACGCCAGCGAGCGAAAGTACAATCAGTTTATCCGCGTCAACTGCGCGGCGATTTCCGAAGCGCTGTTGGAAAGCGAATTGTTTGGTTATGAAGAGGGCGCCTTTACCGGGGCGAGGCGAGGCGGCAAGCGCGGCTTGTTTGAAGAGGCGAGCGGCGGAACGATCTTTCTCGATGAGATCGGCGAACTCTCGATGAGCATGCAGGCGAAACTGCTGCGGGTGCTGCAGGAGCGGGAAATCGTCCGGGTCGGCGCGACGAAGGCGACGCCGATTGATGTGCGCGTCATCGCCGCGACCCATGTCAACCTGGAGTCGGCGATTCAGGCCGGCCGTTTTCGCGAAGATTTGTACTACCGGCTGCAGGTGTTCCCGATCTACATCCCGCCGCTCAGACAGCGGTTGGAAGACATCAAGCCGCTGGCCATGCACCTGGTTCGCAAACACAATCAGGAGTATGGGCGGAACGTCAAGCACATCGCCGAGGAAGCGCTGCGCATCCTCCGCTCCTACAGATGGCCGGGCAACGTCCGCGAGCTGGAAAATGTCCTGGGCCGGGCGATGATCAATATGCAGTACAGCGAGACGTGCATCGAAGCGGTTCATCTGCCGCCGCTGGCCAACAGCCCGGCGGAAGCGGCCGGCGAGCGGAGCGGGCCGCCGCGGACGGAGCAGCTCACGTTGCAGCAGCTGCTGGCGGAGACGGAGCGGGCGCATATCGCCGCCGTCTTGGAAGCTTGTGCGGGGAACCGCACGCAGGCAGCCCGCAGCCTGGGGATTTCCATCCGCAGTCTGTATTATAAAATGGAAAAATTCGGTTTGCAGTAG
- the lpdA gene encoding dihydrolipoyl dehydrogenase, giving the protein MSQEFDLVVLGGGTGGYVAAIRAAQLGMSVAIVEKEKLGGTCLHRGCIPSKALLRSAEVYATVKESARFGVRAENVSLDFAQVQARKRGIIEQLHKGVQYLINKGKIRLYQGYGRVMGPSIFSPQAGAVRVETADGQQEMIVPRFLLLATGSSPRTLPGLAIDGEYVITSDEALELEQLPQSILIVGGGAIGIEWASMLSDFGVDVTVLEYAERILPLEDEEISREMTRLLKKRKVKVVTGASVQPETLQIADGKVAVTAVTGAGEQRYEAEKMLVSVGRKPNVEQLGLEATEIKLEKGAIAVNAHYQTAEPHIYAIGDCIGGLQLAHVAAREGIIAVEHMAGLSPEPLDPDKVPRCTYSRPEIASVGLSESAAKARGYAVKTGKFSFKALGKALVFGENDGFVKLVADADSNDLLGVHMIGPNVTELISEAGLAKVLDATPWEIAQTIHPHPALSEAIGEAALAVEGIAIHS; this is encoded by the coding sequence ATGTCGCAAGAATTTGATTTGGTTGTGCTGGGCGGAGGGACAGGTGGTTATGTCGCGGCGATTCGTGCCGCGCAGTTGGGAATGAGTGTCGCGATCGTCGAAAAGGAGAAGCTGGGCGGCACATGTCTGCACCGCGGCTGCATCCCCTCCAAAGCGCTGTTGCGGAGCGCCGAGGTCTATGCGACGGTGAAAGAGAGTGCCCGCTTTGGCGTCCGCGCGGAGAACGTCAGCCTTGATTTTGCGCAAGTGCAGGCCCGCAAACGGGGGATCATCGAGCAGCTGCACAAAGGGGTGCAGTATCTCATCAACAAGGGAAAGATCAGGCTGTATCAAGGATACGGCCGGGTGATGGGGCCGTCCATTTTCTCGCCGCAGGCGGGCGCGGTGCGGGTGGAGACGGCCGACGGCCAGCAGGAGATGATTGTCCCGCGCTTTCTCCTGCTCGCCACCGGCTCCAGCCCGCGCACGCTACCGGGGCTGGCGATCGACGGGGAATACGTGATCACCAGCGACGAGGCCCTGGAGTTGGAGCAACTGCCGCAGTCGATCCTGATCGTCGGCGGTGGCGCGATCGGCATCGAGTGGGCTTCCATGTTAAGCGATTTTGGCGTCGATGTGACGGTTCTCGAATACGCGGAACGCATTTTGCCCCTGGAAGACGAAGAGATTTCCCGCGAAATGACCCGTCTGTTGAAAAAACGGAAGGTGAAAGTGGTCACCGGTGCCAGCGTGCAGCCGGAAACGCTGCAAATCGCGGACGGCAAGGTGGCGGTTACGGCTGTCACGGGAGCGGGTGAACAGCGCTACGAGGCAGAGAAAATGCTGGTTTCCGTGGGGCGCAAACCAAATGTGGAGCAGCTGGGGCTGGAGGCGACGGAGATCAAGCTGGAAAAGGGAGCGATCGCCGTCAATGCGCACTATCAGACGGCAGAGCCGCACATCTATGCGATTGGCGACTGCATTGGCGGGCTGCAGCTGGCTCACGTCGCGGCCCGTGAAGGAATCATCGCGGTGGAACACATGGCCGGACTGTCGCCGGAACCGCTTGATCCCGACAAAGTCCCCCGCTGCACGTACAGCCGGCCGGAGATCGCCAGTGTAGGCTTGAGCGAATCCGCGGCGAAAGCGCGGGGATACGCGGTGAAAACGGGCAAGTTCAGCTTCAAGGCGCTTGGCAAGGCGCTCGTCTTCGGGGAAAACGACGGTTTTGTCAAACTGGTGGCTGACGCCGACAGCAACGATCTGTTGGGCGTACACATGATTGGTCCCAACGTGACCGAGCTGATTTCGGAAGCGGGCCTGGCCAAGGTGCTTGACGCGACTCCCTGGGAGATCGCGCAAACGATTCATCCACACCCCGCACTGTCCGAGGCGATTGGCGAAGCGGCGCTGGCCGTTGAGGGAATCGCGATTCACAGCTAA
- a CDS encoding helix-turn-helix domain-containing protein: MAIIINIDVMLAKRKMSVTELSERVGITMANLSILKNGKAKAIRLSTLDAICKALECQPGDILEYKSDEDTQGF; encoded by the coding sequence TTGGCAATTATAATCAATATTGATGTGATGTTGGCTAAAAGGAAAATGAGTGTTACAGAACTTTCGGAGAGGGTTGGGATAACGATGGCTAATCTTTCCATATTGAAAAATGGAAAGGCAAAAGCGATTCGATTATCAACTTTAGATGCGATTTGTAAGGCTTTAGAATGTCAGCCTGGAGATATTTTAGAATACAAAAGTGACGAAGACACTCAAGGATTCTGA
- a CDS encoding glycosyltransferase family 2 protein, whose amino-acid sequence MKKVSIVIPAYNEAERIVPTLRAIRASVPCDELIVVDDGSRDHTASLAERLADQVLRHGANRGKGAALQTGWNVSAGEIVVFLDADLAESAAEAHRLIAPVLAGECDMAIGHLPAPPRKAGLGLAKGLACQGIRWLTGFHALAPLSGQRALRREVLQAVGSLDEGFGVEVGLTIDALRAGFTVKEIPVAFSHRLTGNDWHGLVHRGREFVAIGRALRKKWRGGSKA is encoded by the coding sequence ATGAAAAAAGTTAGCATCGTCATTCCGGCCTACAACGAAGCGGAGCGGATCGTCCCCACGCTGCGCGCCATCCGCGCGTCCGTTCCCTGTGACGAGCTGATCGTGGTGGACGACGGCAGTCGCGATCACACGGCCAGCCTGGCGGAACGCCTGGCCGACCAGGTGCTGCGCCACGGCGCCAACCGGGGCAAAGGGGCAGCCCTGCAGACCGGCTGGAACGTGAGCGCCGGCGAGATCGTCGTCTTCCTCGACGCTGATCTTGCGGAGAGTGCCGCGGAAGCCCACCGGCTGATCGCGCCCGTGCTCGCCGGAGAATGCGATATGGCGATTGGCCACCTGCCCGCTCCCCCGCGCAAAGCGGGGCTGGGACTGGCCAAGGGTCTGGCCTGCCAGGGAATCCGCTGGCTGACCGGGTTTCACGCACTGGCGCCACTGTCGGGCCAGCGCGCCCTGCGCAGAGAAGTGCTGCAGGCTGTCGGCAGCCTGGATGAGGGATTCGGCGTGGAAGTCGGCTTGACGATTGACGCTTTGCGCGCCGGTTTTACCGTCAAGGAGATTCCGGTCGCCTTTTCCCACCGGCTGACGGGGAACGATTGGCACGGCCTGGTGCATCGCGGGCGGGAATTTGTGGCGATTGGGCGCGCGCTGCGCAAAAAGTGGAGGGGAGGGAGCAAGGCGTGA
- a CDS encoding UDP-N-acetylmuramyl pentapeptide phosphotransferase, whose translation MSGGWLTAAWLVPLAVLLPALFHQCCWRWFARRLVQSGCVRKNYQNRRVVTSGGLLVAATATFGMLTVNGLGWLTARIDPDWPTFAWFCAGSAVMLLLGLQDDRADDGNAKGFRGHFHAFWAERRLTSGLRKCLGGGMTAFLLSVAVSQHSLEVVVHTGLLALSSNLINLFDLRPTRALKAFWLAALCLLLAVPSRLLLLDAWLWALPAVTASMLFFALDARGRMMLGDAGANYLGFLFGFACLVSLPLSAKAVLLLLLVILHLLAEVVSFSRIIEAIPLLKRLDEWGRTA comes from the coding sequence GTGAGCGGGGGGTGGCTGACAGCAGCCTGGCTGGTTCCGCTAGCGGTTCTCTTGCCGGCCTTGTTTCACCAGTGCTGCTGGCGCTGGTTCGCGCGGCGGCTCGTGCAGAGCGGCTGTGTGCGCAAAAACTACCAAAACAGACGGGTTGTCACGTCCGGCGGGCTGCTGGTGGCCGCTACGGCCACCTTTGGCATGCTGACGGTGAATGGACTGGGTTGGCTGACCGCACGCATTGACCCGGACTGGCCGACCTTCGCCTGGTTTTGTGCCGGTTCGGCGGTGATGCTGCTGTTGGGCTTACAGGATGACCGGGCCGACGACGGGAACGCCAAGGGCTTTCGCGGCCATTTCCACGCGTTCTGGGCGGAGCGGCGCCTGACCAGCGGGCTGCGCAAATGCCTGGGAGGCGGCATGACCGCCTTTTTGCTGAGCGTCGCCGTCTCGCAGCACAGCCTGGAGGTTGTCGTGCACACAGGGCTGTTGGCGCTCTCCAGCAACCTGATCAACCTGTTTGACCTGCGGCCAACGCGGGCGCTCAAAGCGTTCTGGCTGGCGGCGCTCTGCCTCTTGCTCGCCGTGCCCTCCCGCCTGCTCTTGCTTGACGCCTGGCTTTGGGCACTGCCGGCGGTGACTGCCAGCATGCTCTTTTTTGCCCTGGATGCGCGGGGCCGGATGATGTTGGGCGATGCGGGAGCCAATTACCTGGGGTTTTTGTTCGGCTTTGCTTGTCTCGTCTCGCTGCCGCTCTCCGCCAAGGCGGTGCTGCTGCTGTTGCTGGTGATTCTGCACCTGCTGGCGGAAGTCGTCTCGTTTTCGCGGATCATTGAAGCAATTCCGCTGTTGAAACGCTTGGATGAGTGGGGACGTACGGCGTAG
- a CDS encoding DUF817 domain-containing protein, whose protein sequence is MQRRLWHALQQLVRFGWQQALSCVFPVVIFASLALTQLIPLPWLPRYDWLLIICLAMQVWMLRSGLETRDELKVITVFHLIGLALELFKVHMGSWSYPEEGWTKVNGVPLYSGFMYASVASYLCQAWRRLKVDLVRWPPLWLVTPLAASIYLNFFTHHYWVDIRWWLSALVLIVFWRTWVTYEVGRHRYRMPLTLAFVLIGFFIWIAENVATFFGAWEYPNQSDTWRLVHVGKVSSWLLLVIVSFLIVAALKQVKEQRPEVGKDSRNSTSPEF, encoded by the coding sequence ATGCAAAGACGCTTATGGCATGCCCTGCAGCAGCTGGTGCGCTTCGGCTGGCAGCAAGCGCTGTCCTGTGTATTTCCTGTGGTCATCTTTGCATCACTGGCTCTGACCCAGCTCATTCCCCTTCCCTGGCTCCCCCGTTACGACTGGCTGCTGATCATCTGCCTGGCCATGCAGGTATGGATGCTGCGCTCCGGTCTTGAAACACGCGACGAGCTGAAGGTTATCACCGTCTTCCACCTGATTGGCTTGGCTCTGGAACTGTTCAAGGTGCACATGGGGTCCTGGTCGTACCCGGAAGAAGGCTGGACGAAGGTGAATGGAGTCCCCCTCTACAGCGGATTTATGTATGCCAGCGTGGCCAGCTACCTGTGCCAGGCCTGGCGGCGCCTGAAGGTAGACCTTGTTCGTTGGCCTCCACTCTGGTTGGTTACTCCGCTTGCCGCTTCCATCTACCTGAATTTCTTCACCCACCATTATTGGGTCGACATTCGCTGGTGGCTGTCAGCCTTGGTGCTGATCGTATTTTGGCGAACCTGGGTTACCTATGAGGTCGGCCGTCATCGCTACCGAATGCCGCTTACCCTCGCCTTCGTGCTGATCGGCTTCTTTATTTGGATTGCGGAGAACGTCGCCACCTTTTTTGGTGCGTGGGAATACCCGAATCAATCCGACACCTGGCGTCTCGTCCATGTAGGTAAGGTCAGCTCCTGGCTTCTGCTTGTCATCGTCAGCTTTCTGATCGTCGCCGCGTTGAAACAAGTCAAGGAGCAGCGACCTGAGGTTGGAAAAGATAGCCGCAACTCCACTAGTCCGGAGTTTTAA
- a CDS encoding dihydrolipoamide acetyltransferase family protein, with the protein MATKVLMPQLGESVTEGTISKWLVQVGDVVNKYDPLCEVTTDKVTAEVPATVSGTVTDLVVPEGETVAVGSLILYIDETRQQSAAEPAAIATDHMHNAAAAAAGTAAAASRADGDTGFASAREAGSAVLSSGLPAAAPSVRSGKQRYSPAVRRLAQEHNLDLTNIKGTGAGGRITRKDVLLLIAQGGLSRQTAQQPAERSQGEVEPIRTAREAAGTSVTAAPQAASVAAELSPAAVDQVLPVSAVRSTIANRMVQSKQEIPHAWTMVEADVTNLVNLRNQVKEEFRAKEGVNLTYLPFFIKAVVESLKEYPLLNATWAGDAIIVRKQINISLAVATEDALYVPVIKDADQKSIYGLAKAIEELVARTRAGKLTVEDMSGGTFTVNNTGSFGSVLSMPIINPPQAAIVTVESIVKRPVVIDDMIAIRSMVHLCLSFDHRVTDGLTVGRFLQAVKRKLEAIGPETPLY; encoded by the coding sequence ATGGCTACGAAAGTGCTGATGCCCCAATTGGGGGAAAGTGTCACGGAAGGCACGATCTCCAAATGGCTGGTGCAGGTTGGCGATGTCGTCAACAAGTACGATCCGCTCTGCGAAGTGACGACCGATAAAGTGACGGCAGAAGTTCCTGCGACCGTCTCCGGTACGGTAACGGACCTGGTTGTCCCGGAAGGGGAGACGGTCGCCGTGGGGAGCTTGATCTTATATATTGATGAGACCCGTCAACAATCCGCGGCAGAACCGGCCGCTATCGCGACAGACCACATGCATAACGCTGCCGCGGCAGCGGCGGGGACGGCTGCGGCAGCCTCCCGCGCTGACGGTGATACCGGCTTCGCAAGCGCGCGGGAAGCAGGTTCCGCCGTTCTGTCGAGCGGGTTACCCGCAGCAGCTCCCAGCGTCCGCTCCGGAAAACAGCGTTATTCACCGGCAGTGCGGCGATTGGCCCAAGAACATAACCTGGATTTGACGAACATCAAGGGTACGGGTGCTGGCGGGCGGATCACCCGCAAGGATGTGCTCCTTCTGATTGCCCAGGGAGGATTGTCCCGACAGACGGCACAGCAGCCTGCAGAGCGCAGCCAGGGGGAGGTGGAACCGATCCGCACCGCAAGGGAAGCGGCAGGCACAAGCGTCACAGCCGCCCCGCAGGCGGCGAGCGTCGCGGCGGAGTTGTCACCTGCCGCGGTTGACCAGGTGCTTCCGGTCAGCGCCGTTCGCAGCACGATCGCCAACCGCATGGTGCAGAGCAAACAGGAAATCCCCCACGCCTGGACGATGGTGGAAGCGGATGTAACCAATCTGGTCAACCTCCGCAACCAGGTAAAAGAAGAGTTTCGCGCAAAGGAAGGTGTGAACCTCACCTACCTGCCGTTTTTCATCAAGGCGGTGGTCGAGTCGCTGAAAGAATACCCGCTGCTGAACGCAACCTGGGCGGGCGACGCGATTATCGTCAGGAAGCAGATCAACATCTCGCTTGCGGTGGCGACCGAAGACGCGCTCTACGTCCCCGTGATCAAGGACGCCGATCAGAAGTCGATTTACGGACTGGCCAAGGCGATCGAGGAGCTGGTCGCCCGTACACGTGCCGGCAAACTGACGGTCGAGGACATGAGCGGCGGCACGTTCACGGTGAACAATACCGGCTCGTTTGGCTCCGTGCTGTCGATGCCGATCATCAACCCGCCGCAGGCAGCGATTGTCACGGTGGAATCGATCGTCAAACGGCCGGTCGTCATCGATGACATGATCGCGATCCGTTCGATGGTTCACCTCTGTCTCTCGTTTGACCACCGGGTAACGGACGGATTGACCGTCGGCCGCTTCCTGCAGGCAGTCAAACGGAAACTGGAGGCGATCGGACCGGAGACACCGCTGTACTAA
- a CDS encoding DUF2627 family protein, producing MLGQKLIALLIMLIPAALAVYGIKLMRDTFYLAFDPDYTGGSLLGQFLLGLLLFVVPVLFIGGFILHHDRKRNRVQARFRKRQNEEADEAKPPKK from the coding sequence ATGCTGGGGCAAAAGCTGATTGCCTTGTTGATCATGCTCATACCGGCCGCACTTGCCGTATACGGGATCAAATTGATGCGCGACACGTTTTACCTCGCCTTTGATCCGGATTATACCGGAGGTTCCTTGCTCGGACAATTCCTCCTCGGGCTGCTCCTGTTTGTCGTGCCCGTCTTGTTTATCGGCGGCTTCATCCTGCACCACGATCGGAAGCGGAATCGCGTGCAAGCGCGCTTTCGCAAGCGGCAGAACGAGGAAGCAGACGAAGCGAAACCGCCCAAAAAATAG